The following coding sequences are from one Saprospiraceae bacterium window:
- a CDS encoding DUF2974 domain-containing protein, giving the protein MINQLKKIEILTFIILLFGSFTCRSKVKSTWFKNENYGIQISSKQKGILILFPCYFCDIEKTREEAQFLMGIDDRGVTTIILNYNQRLFISEEEKEKLRIQIDTIFQFHHLKNDPIYMGGFSSGGNIALLQCDYMSTHGSRNVKAVFSVDAPLDLKQLFLNCQNDIKLNANDVAIQEANYLTIVLKNTLGDPMENDSMYTVFSPFTYSQNSHTGLHRLNDYRIRIYTEPSPEWHKINRSRDYNYTNSRMNERFFEYLHSLDTQSCDIVKSANKGKRANGDINPHSWSLVEQDSLISWMKLSD; this is encoded by the coding sequence ATGATAAATCAATTGAAAAAAATAGAAATTCTGACTTTCATTATTTTACTTTTTGGGTCATTTACTTGTAGAAGTAAGGTAAAATCTACCTGGTTTAAAAATGAAAATTATGGAATTCAAATTTCTTCAAAACAAAAAGGAATATTGATTTTATTTCCTTGCTATTTTTGTGATATTGAAAAAACTAGGGAGGAAGCACAATTTTTAATGGGCATTGATGATCGGGGAGTGACGACTATTATTTTGAATTACAATCAAAGACTTTTTATTTCTGAGGAGGAGAAGGAAAAGTTGAGAATTCAAATTGATACCATATTTCAATTTCATCATTTAAAGAATGATCCGATTTATATGGGCGGATTTAGCAGCGGTGGTAATATTGCTTTATTGCAATGTGACTATATGAGTACTCACGGTAGTAGAAATGTCAAAGCCGTTTTTTCTGTTGATGCTCCTTTGGATTTGAAACAACTCTTCTTGAACTGTCAAAATGACATCAAGCTAAATGCCAATGATGTTGCGATTCAAGAAGCCAATTATTTGACCATTGTTTTAAAAAATACTTTAGGTGATCCAATGGAAAATGATAGTATGTATACTGTATTTTCACCTTTTACGTACTCTCAAAATTCTCATACCGGGCTTCATCGGTTAAATGATTATCGGATTAGAATTTATACTGAACCATCACCTGAATGGCACAAGATCAACAGATCGCGGGATTACAACTATACGAATAGCCGGATGAATGAACGATTTTTTGAATACCTTCACTCGTTAGACACTCAGTCTTGTGACATCGTCAAAAGTGCAAATAAGGGAAAACGTGCCAATGGCGATATCAATCCACATTCTTGGAGCTTGGTGGAGCAGGATTCCCTCATTTCCTGGATGAAATTGTCTGATTGA